A stretch of Lysinibacillus agricola DNA encodes these proteins:
- a CDS encoding DUF871 domain-containing protein: protein MKRLGISLYPQHSTLEDMKRYVQLAHDNGFDRIFTCLMSLNNDQERHKLLQINEFAQQLGFDISADIAPAVFEDLGLTYKDISYFKEHYHLAALRLDMGFSGQEEAFMSLDASNLKIELNISNGTKYVENILSYQPNRDNIIGCHNFYPRRFTGLSRQHFLQTSQQFKANHIRTAAMISSQHAMFGPWEKTEYGLPTLEEHRHLPITVQAKDLWHTGLIDDCIIGNMYASEEEIRALGQLNRYKLELKIEQFAETSILEEAVLFKEPHFNRGDVSEYVIRSTQSRVKYKNGDFPAHDIYPLKFGDVTIDNNLDVRYKGELQIVLKEMPNVGSTNVVARVVEEEKFLLAQIQPWASFSFTK, encoded by the coding sequence TTGAAAAGATTAGGGATTTCACTATATCCTCAGCATAGTACACTAGAAGATATGAAGCGATATGTTCAGCTCGCTCATGACAATGGTTTTGATCGAATATTTACATGTCTTATGTCATTAAATAACGATCAGGAACGACATAAATTACTGCAAATAAATGAATTTGCGCAGCAGCTAGGCTTTGACATTTCAGCTGATATTGCACCAGCTGTTTTTGAAGATTTAGGCTTAACCTATAAAGATATTAGTTACTTTAAGGAGCATTATCATTTAGCGGCATTACGCTTAGATATGGGCTTCTCTGGCCAGGAAGAAGCGTTTATGTCTCTTGATGCTAGTAATTTAAAAATAGAGTTAAATATTAGTAACGGCACGAAATATGTAGAAAATATATTATCCTACCAACCGAATAGAGATAATATTATTGGCTGCCATAATTTTTATCCAAGACGTTTTACAGGTCTTTCACGTCAACATTTTTTACAAACGTCTCAACAATTTAAAGCTAATCATATTCGAACAGCAGCTATGATTTCATCGCAGCATGCCATGTTTGGACCCTGGGAGAAAACCGAGTATGGCTTGCCAACATTAGAAGAGCATCGACATCTGCCAATTACTGTGCAGGCTAAGGATTTATGGCACACTGGTTTAATAGATGATTGTATTATTGGCAATATGTATGCTTCGGAGGAAGAAATACGTGCATTAGGCCAATTAAATCGCTATAAGCTAGAGCTGAAGATTGAGCAGTTTGCTGAGACGTCTATTTTAGAAGAAGCGGTACTTTTTAAAGAGCCACATTTTAATCGTGGGGATGTTTCTGAGTATGTAATCCGTAGTACACAATCTCGTGTGAAATATAAAAATGGTGACTTCCCTGCACATGATATCTACCCATTAAAATTTGGGGATGTGACAATCGATAATAATTTAGATGTACGTTATAAAGGTGAGCTACAAATTGTTTTAAAGGAAATGCCGAATGTCGGATCAACAAATGTTGTTGCGAGAGTTGTAGAAGAAGAAAAATTCTTATTAGCACAGATTCAGCCATGGGCATCATTTAGCTTTACGAAATGA
- a CDS encoding PTS sugar transporter subunit IIC, whose amino-acid sequence MFRFLEEKFVPVAARVGNQRHLVAIRDGFITIMPLTILGTLAILVNNLPIKFYQNALDAIWKHETWTQWGGSIWGATFGILSLLLAFSISYNLAKSYDKDGLSAGVIGLSSYMTFGTFGDGGLTGLTTGTGGLFIAMIIALLSTEVFCRLAGNPKLLIKMPNGVPPAVSKSFAALLPAMITIGLFALVRTIISAGFDLPDIVGSFYSAIQEPFMGLTNSWIAALLLAFIPTFLWTLGVHGANIIEPFMQTINLPAIEANVRAISSGEVAPYIVNKPFFDAFINMGGSGTTIALIIAIFIISRKNKQYNTVGKLSAAPGLFNINEPLLFGLPIVLNPVLFVPFILTPMINVTIAFFATKWGFVPAATVAPPWTTPPIINGFLATASWRGAVLSIVLLIIAVCIYLPFLSMANRMAKQNEQSSAESETQNEKRVTESENQKVEV is encoded by the coding sequence ATGTTCCGTTTTTTAGAAGAGAAATTCGTGCCAGTTGCTGCAAGAGTAGGGAATCAGCGTCATTTAGTTGCCATTCGAGATGGATTTATTACGATCATGCCATTGACAATTCTTGGAACACTCGCGATTCTTGTTAATAATTTGCCGATCAAATTTTATCAAAATGCGCTCGATGCTATCTGGAAGCATGAAACTTGGACACAGTGGGGCGGCAGTATCTGGGGAGCAACATTCGGAATTCTCTCACTGTTATTGGCCTTTTCAATTTCTTACAATCTTGCCAAAAGCTACGACAAAGATGGACTTTCTGCCGGGGTAATCGGCCTTTCAAGTTATATGACATTTGGTACCTTTGGTGATGGCGGATTAACAGGGTTAACAACAGGTACTGGTGGTTTATTTATAGCCATGATTATTGCTTTGCTCTCAACTGAAGTATTTTGTAGATTGGCTGGCAATCCTAAGCTACTAATTAAAATGCCGAATGGTGTACCACCGGCTGTTTCAAAATCATTTGCAGCGTTACTACCTGCTATGATTACAATTGGTTTGTTTGCTCTAGTTCGTACAATCATTTCGGCAGGCTTCGATCTTCCTGATATTGTCGGTTCTTTCTACTCTGCAATTCAAGAGCCGTTTATGGGCTTAACGAATTCATGGATTGCAGCTTTACTTTTAGCATTCATTCCTACGTTTTTATGGACATTAGGTGTTCATGGTGCTAACATTATCGAACCATTTATGCAAACAATAAATTTACCAGCTATAGAAGCGAATGTAAGAGCGATTTCATCTGGTGAAGTAGCACCATACATCGTAAATAAACCATTCTTTGATGCCTTCATCAATATGGGTGGTTCCGGTACGACAATAGCACTTATTATTGCTATATTCATTATCTCTAGAAAGAATAAGCAATATAATACCGTCGGAAAATTGTCGGCAGCACCAGGGCTTTTCAATATTAATGAACCATTACTTTTCGGTCTTCCAATTGTGTTAAACCCAGTATTATTTGTACCGTTTATTTTGACACCAATGATTAACGTAACAATAGCTTTCTTTGCAACGAAGTGGGGCTTTGTGCCGGCAGCTACAGTTGCACCACCATGGACAACGCCACCGATTATAAATGGATTTTTAGCAACTGCATCTTGGCGAGGGGCAGTGCTTAGTATTGTCTTACTTATTATAGCTGTATGTATCTACTTACCATTCTTATCAATGGCAAATCGTATGGCGAAGCAGAATGAACAGTCATCTGCTGAATCAGAAACTCAAAACGAAAAGCGTGTTACAGAGTCAGAAAATCAAAAAGTAGAAGTGTAA
- a CDS encoding PTS lactose/cellobiose transporter subunit IIA, with protein MEETVLMESIMGLIVHSGNTKSECMEAIQLAKKGQIQKAKEKIQLANDALIEAHHSQTALLSQEARGEKVEVSMLLIHAQDHLMNAITFRDLATEMIELYERIKGE; from the coding sequence ATGGAAGAAACAGTTTTAATGGAATCCATTATGGGACTGATTGTGCATAGTGGTAATACGAAAAGTGAGTGTATGGAAGCTATTCAGCTAGCAAAAAAAGGACAGATTCAGAAAGCAAAGGAAAAAATACAATTAGCTAATGATGCATTGATTGAAGCGCATCATTCTCAGACGGCTCTATTATCACAAGAGGCAAGGGGAGAAAAAGTAGAAGTATCAATGCTGTTAATTCACGCGCAGGATCATTTAATGAATGCCATTACGTTTCGTGATTTAGCAACTGAAATGATTGAGTTGTATGAGCGAATCAAAGGGGAATAG
- a CDS encoding PTS sugar transporter subunit IIB encodes MKNIMLVCVAGMSTSLLVSKMQKAAQEQNIEADIYAIAEGEVDKVLAAKTADVLLLGPQVRYLKGTFEKKYKAMNFPIDVINMADYGMMNGENVLKQALQLIG; translated from the coding sequence ATGAAAAACATTATGCTAGTGTGTGTAGCGGGTATGAGTACTAGTTTACTAGTGTCAAAGATGCAAAAAGCCGCACAAGAACAAAACATTGAGGCGGATATTTATGCGATTGCTGAAGGTGAGGTTGACAAAGTATTAGCTGCTAAAACGGCGGATGTGTTGTTACTAGGTCCACAAGTCCGTTACTTAAAAGGGACATTTGAAAAAAAATACAAGGCAATGAATTTTCCAATTGATGTCATCAATATGGCGGATTACGGCATGATGAATGGTGAAAATGTTTTAAAGCAGGCGTTACAGTTGATTGGTTAA
- a CDS encoding GNAT family N-acetyltransferase, producing MVIKIIPPKDYLQVHQLRDYCFPNKYTGARRDDFHYWVEHSTTLGAYDEHKVVGQLLILPLNMMIHGENYKMGGIGFVATYPEYRQQGIIKKLMTEALKNMQENGQSISVLAPFSVSFYRYFGWELFFEKLYYTIPQLMFPSFGKQLDVVKRMSFEWPDRDLFQAIKGFHNAQAFINNGSMLRDDAWWKRIERRMPDSHFAAYFKDDKIAGYIRYIIQDGTFEIHDFIAEDLLAEQAIWRFITSHAASVSSIKGVTSNDHQFGFYFKEPQFTREVVQDVMVRVVDALRFMQHYPWGDIHEPLYIQIEDTFCSWNDHVYKINKNGDVSIIETNSIPEMHMLTLPINLFSAMMVGYLSVKDAVLYANKQLADEIINRWQMALPADKPTFYEYF from the coding sequence ATGGTAATAAAAATAATTCCACCAAAAGATTATTTACAGGTACATCAATTAAGAGATTATTGTTTTCCAAATAAGTATACGGGTGCACGGCGCGATGATTTTCACTATTGGGTTGAGCATAGCACAACATTAGGTGCTTACGATGAACATAAAGTAGTTGGTCAGTTATTAATATTGCCACTTAATATGATGATACATGGTGAAAATTATAAGATGGGCGGAATTGGTTTTGTTGCAACCTATCCTGAATATCGACAACAAGGTATTATCAAAAAGCTTATGACAGAGGCACTAAAGAACATGCAAGAGAATGGGCAAAGCATTTCTGTGTTAGCACCATTTTCGGTATCCTTTTATCGTTACTTTGGCTGGGAATTATTTTTTGAGAAGCTATATTACACCATTCCGCAATTGATGTTTCCTTCTTTCGGAAAACAACTAGATGTAGTAAAACGTATGAGCTTTGAATGGCCAGATCGTGATCTTTTTCAGGCGATTAAGGGTTTTCATAATGCACAAGCGTTCATTAATAATGGAAGTATGCTTCGAGATGATGCTTGGTGGAAAAGAATAGAGAGAAGGATGCCCGATAGTCATTTTGCGGCATATTTTAAGGACGATAAAATTGCAGGTTATATTCGCTATATCATTCAGGATGGAACATTTGAGATTCATGATTTTATAGCTGAAGATTTACTAGCAGAACAAGCCATTTGGCGTTTTATAACGTCACATGCTGCGAGTGTAAGCAGCATTAAAGGAGTTACCTCTAACGACCATCAATTTGGCTTCTATTTTAAAGAACCACAGTTTACAAGAGAGGTCGTTCAGGATGTGATGGTAAGAGTAGTAGATGCTTTGCGGTTTATGCAACATTATCCGTGGGGCGATATTCATGAGCCGTTATATATTCAAATTGAAGATACGTTTTGTAGTTGGAATGATCACGTATATAAAATAAATAAAAATGGAGATGTCTCGATAATTGAGACAAATTCTATCCCAGAAATGCATATGTTAACATTACCAATTAATCTTTTTTCAGCGATGATGGTTGGCTATCTTTCGGTAAAGGATGCAGTCTTGTATGCAAATAAACAATTGGCTGATGAGATTATTAATCGATGGCAAATGGCATTACCCGCCGATAAGCCAACCTTCTATGAGTACTTTTAA
- the ptsP gene encoding phosphoenolpyruvate--protein phosphotransferase → MLEIQGIAVSEGIAFANAYCLKEPDLSFEAVKVTDVHAELERFKAAIVKTKVELQEIYEIAQEKFGAEKAAIFAAHLLVLEDPEMLAAIEAKIQTGMNAEFALDEVSTMFIAMFEGLDNVYMQERVADIRDVSTRVLAHLLGVEMVDMNRLTSDVIIIAKDLTPSMTAMLDTKYVKGFITDIGGKTSHSAILARTLEIPAVVGTKHATQDIQHGAPIILDGTNGKIIVNATSEVSSFYRQQQHLHNEEHEELLQYRSLPSLSADGFSIEIAGNIGKPEDVDMVTNAGGDGIGLFRTEFLYMGRQELPTEEEQYQAYKSVLEKMQGKPTIVRTLDIGGDKQLPYLKLATEMNPFLGYRAIRISLTQQEIFRVQLRALLRASAYGHLKIMFPMIATLDEFKMAKAILLEEKQNLESDGYPVSETLDVGMMIEIPSAAIIADIFAKEVDFFSIGTNDLIQYTLAADRMNENVSYLYQPYHPAVLRLIKNVIDAAKHHGKWVGMCGEMAADEIALPILLGFGLNEFSMSASSILKTRAHIAKLSKQQLMPHNERILLLSTASEVEEYVKNNLLSLS, encoded by the coding sequence ATGTTAGAAATACAAGGAATTGCTGTGTCTGAGGGCATTGCCTTTGCGAATGCTTATTGTTTAAAGGAACCAGATTTATCTTTTGAGGCGGTGAAGGTCACTGATGTACATGCTGAACTAGAAAGATTCAAGGCAGCTATAGTGAAAACGAAAGTGGAACTTCAAGAAATCTATGAAATAGCTCAGGAGAAATTTGGTGCTGAAAAGGCTGCCATTTTTGCGGCACATCTATTAGTGCTAGAAGATCCTGAAATGCTGGCAGCTATTGAGGCGAAAATTCAAACAGGGATGAATGCTGAATTTGCATTAGATGAAGTATCAACTATGTTTATAGCTATGTTTGAAGGGCTAGACAATGTCTATATGCAGGAGCGAGTTGCCGATATTCGAGATGTCTCTACACGAGTATTAGCCCACTTGTTAGGGGTTGAAATGGTGGATATGAATCGTTTAACCTCTGATGTTATTATCATCGCTAAAGATTTAACACCGTCTATGACTGCGATGCTAGATACAAAGTATGTAAAGGGCTTTATAACGGATATTGGTGGCAAAACATCTCATTCTGCTATTCTCGCACGAACATTAGAGATTCCAGCGGTAGTAGGGACGAAACATGCCACGCAAGATATTCAACATGGAGCACCGATTATTTTAGATGGAACGAATGGCAAGATTATTGTCAACGCTACATCGGAAGTATCTAGCTTTTATAGGCAGCAGCAACATTTACACAATGAAGAGCATGAAGAACTTCTTCAGTATCGTTCGTTACCAAGCTTAAGTGCGGATGGATTTTCTATAGAAATTGCTGGGAATATAGGAAAGCCAGAAGATGTGGATATGGTCACAAATGCTGGTGGAGATGGTATTGGCCTGTTTCGTACGGAATTTTTATATATGGGACGACAGGAGCTACCTACAGAGGAGGAGCAGTATCAAGCATATAAAAGCGTACTTGAGAAAATGCAAGGCAAGCCAACGATTGTTCGAACATTAGATATTGGTGGCGATAAGCAACTCCCTTATTTGAAGCTTGCTACTGAGATGAACCCTTTTCTTGGCTATCGAGCGATTCGAATCAGTTTAACGCAACAAGAAATATTTCGTGTACAGCTTCGCGCATTACTAAGAGCAAGCGCTTACGGCCATTTAAAAATTATGTTTCCAATGATTGCTACATTGGATGAATTTAAAATGGCGAAGGCAATTTTGCTTGAGGAAAAACAAAATTTGGAAAGTGACGGTTATCCTGTGTCTGAAACGCTTGATGTAGGGATGATGATTGAAATTCCGTCGGCTGCCATCATTGCAGATATATTTGCAAAGGAAGTGGATTTTTTCTCAATTGGAACAAATGATTTAATCCAGTACACATTAGCAGCAGATCGGATGAACGAAAATGTTTCTTATTTATACCAACCGTACCATCCTGCTGTTTTAAGACTTATAAAAAATGTCATTGATGCAGCAAAGCACCATGGAAAATGGGTAGGCATGTGTGGTGAAATGGCAGCAGATGAAATAGCATTACCGATTTTACTTGGGTTTGGACTAAACGAGTTTTCCATGAGTGCTTCCTCTATTCTAAAGACTCGTGCGCATATCGCCAAGCTTTCGAAACAGCAGCTAATGCCACACAATGAACGTATTTTACTGTTATCCACGGCCTCAGAGGTTGAGGAATATGTGAAAAATAATCTATTAAGCTTATCTTAA